ATCAACGTTCTCAATCACCGAATCCAGCCATTTTTTGAATTTCTAAGcttttcaaacacacaaacacacaatttgaAGCTTTTCAAACACACAATCTAATTCCACAGGGGAATCCAATTCTGCAACTTCAGCTatcataaaaagagaaagaaagtcaaAAATACTCAATAACTAAATAATAAATCGACAGGAACCATATTCATTGATCCAGTTCTTGAACTTGACCAACTCAGCTGACGAGacagttttgtttacatttttaatgGCACTGTGGAGATCGTCCATCACCATCGGGACATTCAAACATTCGTCCTTTGAAATGATTTTAATCTCTCCCACAGTCAAATCACCAATCTTCCTCCTTATTTCCATCATGGCAGCGTCTCGGCACACAATTCTGATATTCGAGCCGGAATAGCCATCCATCAGAGCAGCATAAGCCTCAATGTCGACATCCTCAGCCAAAGTAACCCCACTCAAATTAAGGAATAAAATGGCAATCCGATCACTCAGCGATGGCAGGGGAATATAAATCCTGTTCTCAAACTGTCTTCTCATCGCATCGTCGATATTCCAGGGACAGTTGGTGGCACTCAAAAACATAACCATTTTGTTTGGATCCTCAGACCCGGAGGAAATGCCTGAAATGACCACACACTTAGTGACCATCAATCTGCGCCAAGAACTCCCACTTGACTGCACTTCCCACCGCGTTCTCTTCTTGGACTTCATAGTGGAACAAATGGTATCAATTATATTTACTATGATTAGAATGGTAAGGTCGTAAGTATTTAATTCATTCATAGAGATCAAAGTAAATTTATCTTTATCTAGTTTTTCTGAGCTTAAATGGTTAGCAAAGTTAGTTTGTAAGTCTTTTTGAGAATTGTCAACCCTTCCTTTTTGTCAGTATTCCTGCAAATTACCTCTTTACAATATCTAGCAACAGCTTAGAAGACTTAGTAACGTGATTCTTTATTAAATCAACTAAATGCTGAAACTGACCAGTTTTTGTGCATACAGGTTATTCTGGGGAATCGCACATGCCTTTCTCATAACACTTGTAGACTAAGCATAATATAATTTGGGCTTTGGCTTTCACGTGAATTTCTTCTCGCATCATAAAAGCTTTGCAATGTTATTAAATATAGCAGCCTTCCAATTTATTTAAGCAGTAGGTAAGATGTCAAACAACAGAAGGAGATTAGAAAGATGCGTTTGGGGAGATGGGGTTGTCCATACTTCGGATTGGAGTTCTTTTGTGGGTACTTTGTGTAATTTTCCAAATATGCATTATGACTGATTGCATTTAGTATAAAGAAAACTTATTCAAGTAATACAACTGAGTCTCACTTAAGTGCTGTCTATAACCGTAGTGGAAAGTCAAAGTTCCCCACCCGTGAGGCGACGAGTCCTTCTAGCACAACACGATTGTAGAAAGGGGTTTACCTTCCTTGATCACATTACCAATGACAAATCTCCATTATGCAAAAACCTTCCAGAAAAAAATGAAGTACGATCAGCGATGGTAAGAGGCTGACAAATGGGAGCATTCTAAAATTTTCCCACCTTTCGTTGGATACGGAAATCTGTAATGAAGAATTTGGAGGCGTATGTTAATCGGCACAAACAAATTAGAATTGTCCAGGTTATGGGACAAGCaacaaaaagattattattattgaggatgTGCTATTTATTACTAAATGTTCAACCGCTgagaaaaatttaataataatttatttcatttattaaaatagaataaactCAAACTTAATCATCTTGATTTtcgttttgtatttcttttcgtaTTTCGCAGATAACTTCTCCCAGAGCTTCTGGGTTAACCCCGGAATCCAATAACTGAGTACAAACTTTTAATGTATCTCTGTCCAATCCTGTGTTTAAAAGTTCTGAGAGTTCAAATAACActaataaaaatacacattatttGCTTATTACATTCAAAAGTATCTGCACCCACAAGATCGGCCATTTCAATATACTAACtactatttaaaaacaaattttattatcttctgtaaccaaataataaaattaattattttcatatattcagcACAGTAACTAAGTTTCATAATTTCGAAAATTTAGAGATAAATGACTATTGCTCTTTATGCTGTTACACATACTAAAAACTATGACTTCTAAATGTGTTTATTGTCAATAATTTCAGTCGAAATTTCTCTTACATTGTAGGTAGTTACGAAATTTTTCGCACGGCTCTAAAGGGATTCGCTTGAGCCATTTTCCGCAGCATCAACACCTACGTCAGCTTGTTCCTTGCCTTGGATTTACTCACCAGTCTGGATTTACagagaaaatataaacttttggTTCGAGATTTTGATTGGCCAGTGGATTCCAATCAATATGCCAAAGTTAGGTTCGGTGAAAGTATTTAGTTTTTCTAGATTGTTTTTTTAATAGATTTCCATGTTCCGGAATTATATAACAGTGGTGGCTTGCAAACATGTAGTATAATCTGACATGAAGTTTTCGTGATACAAGTTTTTTGCTatctaaataaaatacatttttgaagTATGTAGCATTTTCCTTTGACAAATGACTTTGGCGTCAGGTAGCAGGGAGCTGAGTTTTTTGATATGTTTTCAGAATTtatcatttcttcattttgttcGTTGGATTTGTGtacaatgaatttttttaatgtttatgaaTAAGCCACTTCACTTTAGACATGGATCTGAAAGAATCGTCCTGGTGGTTATCTCATGGGAACAACTCTTTAACGTCGGAGAGAATGCTGTGCATGGTTCAGACCGCAACTTGTCTTTGACAACGGTAGCAGTAGTTGCAGGCATTGCAACGCCGCCAAAAAGACTGTTGATCATCTTGCTACAAGATGTGGCAGAATGTTGAACAACGATTACCTGCGTCGCCACAATAAGGTGGTAAGGTGCATGCAATTGCACATCTGCCGAAATACGGGATAAAACAGTCTTGGAAGTTGAAGACATACTCCGTACATCGACTGTCTCTAATGAGGTGGTCGAAATACGGGGGACACGACGATCAAGATAGATACGATAGTCAATAATAGTAAACCAGATATTTTTGTCTACGACAAAGTTCAGAACATCATTACGCTGATTAAAGTTGGGATTACTTCTCAACAATCTTTGAAGCATGTGGAAGTtgagaaattacataaatataaccTTTTGGCACGCGAATTGAGGTTAATCCATAGTGCAAAAGTGAATGTCGTACTGTTTGTTCGCACGTGGGATGGAATAACATCCAAATTTTACAAGCACTACCAAAACCCCCTAAAAGTCCATGACTCAAAGCGTGCATATGTTCAGACAATCGTGATCAAAAAACACTGGAGAGCATGCGCCCGGAGTACAAACTCTTCCCTACAACgagaacaaacaaataaaggaagCAGCCACCACAAGAGGAACCTGTCAAGGATACCGACGCTGTATTCCGGCCCATGATCGGTAGCAAAGATAAGGAAGCTGGAACCAACATATATTAATTCGATTAGATCTTGTTACATTTTAAATCATTTTGATTCTGTAAAATTAGTTCGCACGATGTTTTTCGAATTGTAACTTTAATTGACAcattttctaaattcggtgtacCTGCAATATTCCATATGTCTAAAACTActtctaaaaaattaaaattaataatattttgaataaatttccTAGATCAAGAATTtccattaattataataatttatatgaatatatgtcaaTATGCCGTTATGAATTAATGATTCTACTGCAAGTGTTCAGTGTTTGTATCTTATCTGTAATATCAGGTAAtactttaattttattgttaGAAAATGAAACTATGCACAAAGTGATAAGTTTTTTCTATTAAATtgtagaaaaataaaactaaagagATATTCGAAACATTATTTTATGGAATAGATTATTTTGGtcgaataatgtaaatatttttagaaaaacaagaacaagcagATATAAGAATTCAATTTggggtttttaatgtttttaatctTTAGAAATTCGTTTTCAATAAATTTAGAGATTACATAGATAAAGGTTAATTTTGTTATAATTAGTACAGGAAAGCCTCTTGATCAAGTAGAAAatttacaagttttattttttataatatattgcgAAGGGGCTCTTCTCGAGATTCTCATTACATGGAAAGGCtatctttataattatttagAATTGGCTTCAAATCATACAGAATTTATTATGAAAATGCACAAAATTGATTCTCTTACAGAAGAATCCTTAATCCAATCAGATAATTATATCCCAAATTTCATTGTTTGaagcatgtatattatattgtagAATAATATCACTATTAAAGTTGAATCGATGCCGACCACTGTACCAGATAATGCTAAGGCAGATGATTTAGCCGTATTTAAAATAACTTACTTTAGAGAGTTTACTTGTCTGGTATGAGAGAAGCTGTTCATGAATTTGCGACAAGATACAATATTACATTCTCCGATGGAGTTCCCAATAATGTTATCAAAAGTAATTCATCAATTTAATTTAAGACTATTATTCGTTTACTGTATCGTTATTACTATGGGCAATTGGACTGCACTTATGACCCGTCTTTAAATAATATTAGCAGGACATGGTTTTAAATAAACTGGATATTATGAatacttcattatatttattaaaattaaactaTCATCTAATACAGGGGACAGCTGAAAATGAGCTCTCATCAGACCACACCAGGGCTAGGGAACTTTTTTTTGTCCAAGGCTAGTTTTGGCGTATGAAATCTAAGGACTCATTTCCCATGAGTGTTCACAGAACCCCTCAACACTCGTCCCTTGACAATTTCGTCTAAAGGGCTCGTTGTTTCGCAGGTTACTTGTCAATACATATAACTCACTGGACTCAACAAGTTTAGGAAAAACACAGGGATAACTACAATCTCTTTCCTTGGAAGCAAGTCTCCGGGATGTTATTTAAATACTAAACTTTTCTGTAGATACTACATTTAAAAAAAGGTATTACCAATGCATTGTAAAACGAATCCAATGGAAAGGTATTACCAGTGCATTTTAAAACGAATTCTCATATCAAGTCCTCTGTTGGGGAGCCAGGTCTTCTCAGTTTGTGTAGGTTACTGAGGACAGAGCCCAGTTTCTTAGTTTTGTGTTATAGTTTCTGTCTTATCTTTTCTTATAATCAGTTTCATAATCTCCATTTTTTCGAAGTTTAAAAGGTTTCATCgaacaaaaaatttattattttgaatagaaatatattctttggaCAATTCATTAGATGCTTTAAATTCTTTATAAAAATGCCAAAAAGGTCAACTTTTTAGATTTTTGAGCAAATTAtgtcaatttttaaaaatggttAGGATAAAGTCTTTAATCTCAAATTCGATTCAATAGGCACACTCGGCAAAACTTTCTCTGTTGTTCTATTTGGAAGCAGCGACATTTTGGAATCAGTCGTGTTACTTGACCAAGATTAGTTCATTACCAAGGTTAAAGCTAATTCAGATTATTCGCAGTTAATCTCCAGTCCAATCTTAAGTAGAAAAGCTCCAGGGGTACAAAATAGGAAAATGATCTGGCAAAGTTAAACTGGCTCGAAACATGGCTCAAGATCAGTAGAGACAAGGTTAGCAGCTGAAAATATTGCCAACAGCGAGTTTGACGAGTAGTTCAGTTTCAGAAATAGCATATGTATCATGGGCAGACTGTTTTGATTGATACTGTCTTTCTACACGATAAATAATTTACTCCTGTTGACGGTGTCGAAGACCTTAGTCGTGTCGACTCCTAGGATATGAAAGGATCGTTTGTACTTCTGACATAATGCAGTTGTCCACCGATGACTCTAGACAACATCAGCCAGGTCTGAAACAACTCTGACTGAGAAAGACATCGATCGACGGACTTTACGGCCTCGAATAATAGTTGATAGAGTATTCCTTAGAGTGGTGACTAATACTATTGGTCTTAAGTTTTCAGGGCAGTTCTTCGTATTCTTCGTTTCTGAATgggtattaatattttttgtccCGATTGGGAGCGGACAGTGCAGCGCAAATGCCTTGTTCCATATTTATCGAAACAGCTCGCTAGACTTTTGAGGGCATACTTGAGTAATTCCCCCGGAACTCCGTCGCATCATGCAGCTCTGTTGTTGTTTATACAGTGAAATGCTTCTGACCTCAGAATGTGTTATTTCGTTTGACAGGTCTGTGGGTGTTCAATATAGATTGTTTCTGGAATTTGTCAGCAATTCTCGAAACTTTGCTGATTTTCGTTCTTTGTCAAATGTTTTACAGAAAATAGGCATATTTCGTAATCcgaatttatattccaaactttctgtgaataataaaatatttttacttatttatttactgtcaaattttttttttttttgagaaatataaTTTGTTAGTTATTATATCGAAAGAGAAGAGATTGATTTGAGAAATCAATTGAGGAAGCCCGCTGCCTGTATGGAAAGCGAGTTCCCTCGGAGTATGGCTATTCCGATCCTTTGTCTTAGCCATACTCCTTCACGAGGATCATTCTTCTTTGTGGCGAGCATTCTTCCGAGTTCGCGCAAGAACTCGGCAGTCGCTGGGCCAACTGCTCCTGATGACTCAGCCGCAACAGGGGTGAATCTGTAGCGGTCCCCGAGGaaggaatattttttggttttaaggTTTTCCGCGATTGAGGCAGCTGCTCCAGGTGTCTGAACCGATTTAAGGAGATTCGTGCTTGAGTAAGTATCGACGCAAGTTGCGTCCCAGACCAAAGATCGTCCGGAGTTGAAAGGGAAAAGAGTCATCCCGTCAGGTCTCTTTCCATCACCTCGATCGAGACCCACTGGTTCAAGCTGTGCTGGGAAGCCTGCAGCCTTCAGAGCTCTGACGATCACGTCGTTCTATTACTGTTTTTAAAATGAActgttttatttactgtttttaaaatgaaagacATAATATTTACCAAGATAAGTTAATAAATTGTGAATAATTTTAGCATAAATGATCGAATTGGTAATTTTTCTAGTGTCTAAAACTGCATTAAACATCTGTGAATTGCCAGCCGACaattatatgtttttttaatttaaatgctCATAGCTCCTTTGAAGATTGCATTTTTCTGAACGATGAAACTAATTTGAATGTTACAAACATTGAGATATTTAAAAATGTCTCATTTGTTAAAAGAACTACGTTTGGAATCTTCTTAAAACTTGAAAGACTGTCATCATTCTCAATTCATTTGTTTAGAGGCTGTTCTGGTTCCTTTATGTATATCATGAATGATACTTTTCatgatatgaaattattatttacagtGTACTGActaaattcaattaatttttaatcacAGCGATCTCCAAAGATGCAGGGAATTGAAATATTTCAGTCGTTCGGCATTCTTGACTTGTACGAGTTTGTCATATCTGTATTATTAAGAATAACAAACATTTAGTTATTTGCCGAGATACAAAACGTACCGTCCTTTTATTAACATTCACAACGTAATTTCTATTTCAGAGTCCATAATGTGCTTCCAAATTGGTAAATCTCAACCAGCAT
This genomic window from Octopus sinensis unplaced genomic scaffold, ASM634580v1 Contig18745, whole genome shotgun sequence contains:
- the LOC115231620 gene encoding katanin p60 ATPase-containing subunit A1-like, whose protein sequence is MNELNTYDLTILIIVNIIDTICSTMKSKKRTRWEVQSSGSSWRRLMVTKCVVISGISSGSEDPNKMVMFLSATNCPWNIDDAMRRQFENRIYIPLPSLSDRIAILFLNLSGVTLAEDVDIEAYAALMDGYSGSNIRIVCRDAAMMEIRRKIGDLTVGEIKIISKDECLNVPMVMDDLHSAIKNVNKTVSSAELVKFKNWINEYGSCRFII